The DNA sequence ATAAAGTGCGGTGCAGTTCCCAGCCGATCTGACCGTTTTTGCCGATTAATAAGATCCTCTTCATCGTAGAGCCTCGATCTCACTGAATGACATTCCCACGGAATCTTTGGCAGATAAGCTGGGCAGGCCTTCAATGGGCCAGGTAATATTGAGATACGGATCGTCCCAACGCAAAGTTTTTTCAGCTTTAGGGTTATAGTAATCTGTCGTTTTGTATAGGAATTCCGCGACATCGCTAAGAACAAGGAAACCGTGGGCTAGTCCCTTTGGAATCCATAAGCTTTGTCTTTTTTTATCATCTAGAATCACGCTGATCCATTGTCCAAAAGTAGGGGAGTCGGGACGGATATCCACAGCCACATCAAAAACAGAACCTACAGAAACCCGTACTAGCTTTCCTTGTG is a window from the Parachlamydiales bacterium genome containing:
- the rfbC gene encoding dTDP-4-dehydrorhamnose 3,5-epimerase gives rise to the protein MAIQIIPTAIPDVLIIEHRIFGDERGFFYESFNEKEFREATGVADTFVQDNHSRSVKNVLRGLHFQEENPQGKLVRVSVGSVFDVAVDIRPDSPTFGQWISVILDDKKRQSLWIPKGLAHGFLVLSDVAEFLYKTTDYYNPKAEKTLRWDDPYLNITWPIEGLPSLSAKDSVGMSFSEIEALR